The following proteins are encoded in a genomic region of Arthrobacter jiangjiafuii:
- a CDS encoding HIT family protein: MTESNLDLPEDNPCAFCDYLSGRRPFTILCRSTLVAVLVTRDQRGIGHLLVIPTRHYPTLLEATAEERHALIDTLAAAAAAIDDRYERPGIAIWQNNGTAAHQAIGHLHFHVAGTLPGGGTDFGEVPELSIAQTDQIARELSESHKLPICER; the protein is encoded by the coding sequence ATGACTGAGTCAAACCTCGATCTCCCTGAGGACAACCCCTGCGCCTTCTGTGATTACCTCAGCGGCAGAAGACCCTTCACCATTCTTTGTCGATCAACCTTAGTGGCGGTCCTCGTAACTAGGGACCAAAGGGGCATTGGCCATCTCCTCGTCATTCCCACTCGGCACTACCCAACACTACTGGAAGCAACCGCGGAGGAACGACATGCCCTCATAGACACTCTTGCTGCTGCTGCCGCCGCAATCGACGACAGGTACGAGCGTCCAGGGATTGCCATTTGGCAGAATAATGGAACCGCTGCGCACCAAGCCATCGGACATCTTCACTTCCACGTTGCGGGCACTTTGCCCGGCGGGGGTACGGACTTCGGAGAAGTGCCCGAGCTCAGCATCGCTCAAACGGATCAGATCGCCCGTGAACTTTCAGAGTCCCATAAATTACCGATCTGCGAACGCTGA
- a CDS encoding macro domain-containing protein, whose amino-acid sequence MNITLPRRAKTWGKNFLAALGVSAIPIGILAPLAPRWLEGAWWLILVVVGAAAIWACWSLRARPIQQIYPENVTIRLVIGDLFDQNASAVVGMTTTFDTAVPDVIARSSVQGSFLHHVYAGSQHTLDNDLEKALRSVEPIGSINKLGKQTIYPVGTVATLSPPGGIRYYCAAYSSMDGQNKATGTIRGILDSLDECWEQADIHGNGAPICVPLIGQGQSRISELTPEIAVRLIAFSFLLCTKRARFSSELRIVIHEDEESKINMPEFQAFLSSLVA is encoded by the coding sequence ATGAACATAACTTTACCAAGGCGAGCTAAAACTTGGGGCAAAAACTTCTTAGCCGCACTTGGCGTTAGTGCGATCCCGATCGGCATCCTAGCGCCCTTGGCCCCGAGGTGGTTGGAGGGAGCCTGGTGGCTAATCCTTGTAGTAGTTGGAGCGGCCGCAATTTGGGCCTGCTGGAGTTTGCGGGCACGACCTATTCAGCAAATCTATCCAGAGAATGTCACTATCCGACTAGTTATAGGCGACTTGTTCGATCAAAACGCCAGCGCTGTAGTCGGGATGACCACCACTTTCGACACCGCCGTGCCTGACGTTATCGCAAGGAGCAGTGTTCAAGGAAGTTTCTTACACCATGTATACGCCGGATCGCAGCACACGCTAGACAACGACCTTGAAAAGGCACTGCGCTCTGTAGAACCGATAGGGAGCATCAACAAACTAGGGAAGCAAACCATCTATCCCGTTGGCACAGTTGCTACCCTCAGCCCGCCGGGGGGAATTCGCTACTACTGTGCGGCATATTCAAGCATGGACGGGCAGAACAAGGCCACGGGTACAATCCGAGGCATTCTCGATAGCCTGGACGAATGTTGGGAGCAGGCGGACATCCATGGTAACGGTGCCCCAATCTGTGTTCCCCTAATCGGGCAAGGACAGTCGCGAATTTCGGAGCTGACGCCGGAAATTGCTGTTCGATTGATAGCCTTTTCGTTCTTACTGTGCACCAAGCGAGCTCGGTTTTCAAGTGAGCTCCGAATCGTTATTCACGAGGACGAGGAGAGTAAAATAAACATGCCGGAATTCCAAGCATTTTTATCCTCGTTGGTGGCCTAA
- a CDS encoding TIR domain-containing protein produces MSYRNKTYVAFASEDISSYRLMEAWRENKNIDFNFYDAHDLYVSRDTSRPETIKRNLRERMKNAKQLVLLGSTAAKTKGGNGISFLAYELQVALEFNLPIVVSHLDGSRKGNSANYPRPLSAANYHTISVSFQPKIIKYALDNYAATYASSATKGERIYNADVYSSLGL; encoded by the coding sequence ATGAGTTACCGAAACAAGACCTACGTAGCGTTCGCCAGCGAAGATATCTCGTCATACAGGCTTATGGAAGCTTGGCGGGAAAACAAAAACATTGATTTCAACTTCTACGATGCTCATGATCTTTATGTTTCGCGTGACACCAGCCGTCCAGAAACCATCAAGAGGAACCTCCGGGAACGAATGAAGAATGCAAAACAGCTGGTTCTCCTGGGGAGCACGGCAGCCAAAACCAAAGGTGGAAACGGGATCTCTTTTCTGGCCTATGAGCTTCAGGTGGCCCTGGAGTTCAACCTCCCCATCGTCGTCTCCCACCTTGATGGCTCGCGCAAAGGCAACAGCGCCAATTACCCAAGGCCTCTGTCCGCCGCAAACTACCACACGATCTCAGTCTCCTTCCAACCGAAGATCATCAAATACGCGCTCGACAACTATGCCGCCACGTACGCCAGCAGCGCCACTAAAGGTGAAAGAATCTACAACGCAGACGTCTACTCATCCTTGGGATTGTAA
- a CDS encoding fumarylacetoacetate hydrolase family protein: MSPSNVATTDTLKQAGKVIAVHINYPSRAAERGRTPEQPSYFLKPGSSLALTGGSVERPAGCELLGFEGEIALIIGKTARRVSIEDAWSYVGGVTASNDLGVYDLRWADKGSNLRSKGGDGFTPVGPAILNAADVDPAALRVRTWINGALAQDDTTADLLFPFAQLVADLSQLLTLEPGDMILTGTPAGASVAVPGDVLEIEVDVPATGATTGRLTTTVTEGTTALATFGAQPKIDDKQREEAWGSAEKAGLAPQDSQEPASALTPELKAKLESVATATLSSQMRARGLNNVSIDGLSGTKAGRKVVGTARTLRFVPNREDLFKSHGGGYNAQKRAIDSVRDGEILVMEARGEKGTGTLGDILALRALHNGAAGIITDGGVRDYSTVASFDLPVYCANPHPAVLGRKHIPWDTDITIACGGATIQPGDIIVADDDGIVVIPPAIAEELVQACIVQEHQEEFIAEMVKAGHSVDGLYPMNAAWKEKYEAWAAEQA; this comes from the coding sequence ATGTCCCCGAGCAACGTAGCCACCACGGACACGCTGAAGCAGGCCGGCAAGGTCATTGCCGTCCACATCAACTACCCCTCGCGGGCAGCAGAACGCGGACGCACCCCGGAACAGCCCTCCTACTTCCTGAAGCCCGGCTCCTCGCTGGCCCTGACCGGCGGCAGCGTGGAACGCCCCGCCGGCTGTGAACTGCTCGGCTTCGAAGGCGAGATTGCCCTGATCATCGGCAAGACCGCCCGCCGCGTGAGCATCGAGGACGCCTGGAGCTACGTCGGGGGAGTGACCGCCAGCAATGACCTCGGCGTGTACGACCTGCGCTGGGCCGACAAGGGCTCCAACCTCCGTTCCAAGGGCGGCGACGGCTTCACTCCGGTCGGCCCGGCCATCCTGAACGCCGCAGACGTCGATCCCGCAGCACTGCGCGTCCGCACCTGGATCAACGGCGCCCTCGCCCAGGATGACACCACCGCCGACCTGCTCTTCCCCTTCGCGCAGCTGGTCGCCGACCTCTCCCAGCTGCTCACCCTGGAGCCGGGCGACATGATCCTCACCGGCACGCCCGCCGGCGCCTCAGTGGCCGTCCCCGGCGACGTCCTGGAAATCGAAGTGGACGTCCCCGCCACCGGAGCAACTACAGGCCGTCTCACCACCACCGTCACCGAGGGCACGACGGCGCTGGCCACCTTCGGCGCGCAGCCCAAGATTGACGACAAGCAGCGCGAAGAAGCCTGGGGCTCCGCCGAAAAGGCCGGCCTCGCCCCGCAGGACAGCCAGGAACCGGCGTCGGCCCTCACCCCCGAGCTGAAGGCCAAGCTGGAATCGGTGGCCACGGCAACCCTGTCCTCGCAGATGCGCGCCCGCGGGCTGAACAACGTCTCCATCGATGGCCTCAGCGGCACCAAGGCCGGCCGCAAGGTGGTGGGCACCGCCCGCACCCTGCGTTTCGTGCCCAACCGCGAGGACCTCTTCAAGTCCCACGGCGGCGGCTACAACGCCCAGAAGCGCGCCATCGACTCCGTCCGCGATGGCGAGATTCTGGTCATGGAAGCCCGCGGCGAAAAGGGCACCGGCACCCTGGGCGACATCCTTGCCCTGCGCGCCCTGCACAACGGCGCCGCCGGCATCATCACCGACGGCGGCGTCCGCGACTACTCCACCGTCGCCAGCTTTGACCTGCCCGTCTACTGCGCCAACCCGCACCCCGCCGTGCTCGGCCGCAAGCACATCCCCTGGGACACCGACATCACCATTGCCTGCGGCGGCGCCACCATCCAGCCCGGGGACATTATTGTGGCCGACGACGACGGCATTGTGGTCATCCCGCCGGCCATCGCCGAGGAACTGGTCCAGGCCTGCATCGTCCAGGAACACCAGGAGGAGTTCATCGCCGAAATGGTCAAGGCCGGCCACAGCGTCGACGGCCTGTACCCGATGAACGCAGCCTGGAAGGAAAAGTACGAGGCCTGGGCGGCGGAACAGGCATGA
- a CDS encoding GntR family transcriptional regulator — MSAAEAGSGSTGSMSGAEAGSKSEQAYVRLKRQILGGDMGSGYRLVLSSIANDMGFSVVPVREAIRRLEAEGLVHFERNVGATVAGIDPDLYLHTMQTLSIIEGAATALAAPGISSGELAKARELNEQMRGVLADFDPVRFTALNTEFHALLYARCPNPHILDLVHRGWFRLSSMRTSTFRYVPGRAHASVAEHDALLELIEAGAPAPDVEHAARAHRTNTLNAFLAQSNQPPSPI, encoded by the coding sequence ATGAGCGCCGCCGAAGCCGGCTCCGGCAGCACTGGCTCCATGAGCGGGGCCGAAGCCGGCTCTAAATCGGAGCAGGCCTACGTCCGGCTCAAGCGGCAGATCCTTGGCGGCGACATGGGTTCGGGCTACCGCCTGGTCCTGAGCAGCATCGCCAACGACATGGGGTTCAGCGTGGTTCCGGTCCGGGAAGCCATCCGCCGGCTCGAAGCCGAGGGACTGGTGCACTTCGAACGCAACGTCGGCGCCACCGTGGCCGGCATCGATCCGGACCTGTACCTGCACACTATGCAGACGCTGAGCATCATCGAAGGCGCAGCCACCGCCCTGGCGGCGCCCGGGATCAGCAGCGGGGAACTGGCGAAAGCCCGGGAGCTGAATGAGCAGATGCGCGGGGTCCTGGCGGACTTCGACCCGGTCCGCTTCACCGCCCTGAACACCGAGTTCCACGCCCTGCTCTACGCCCGGTGCCCCAATCCGCACATCTTGGACCTGGTGCACCGCGGCTGGTTCCGCCTCAGCAGCATGCGCACGTCCACCTTCCGGTACGTACCCGGCCGGGCGCACGCTTCGGTGGCCGAACACGACGCGCTGCTGGAGCTGATCGAAGCAGGTGCCCCGGCGCCCGACGTCGAGCACGCTGCCCGCGCGCACCGCACCAACACCCTGAATGCGTTCCTGGCCCAGAGCAACCAGCCCCCGTCACCGATCTAA
- the hpaE gene encoding 5-carboxymethyl-2-hydroxymuconate semialdehyde dehydrogenase yields MAEHFIPENLPTHIQHFINGKFVDSVNGATFEVLDPVTNKTYATAAAGQKEDIDAAVVAAREAFVNGPWPKMKPRERARILNKIADAVEAQEERLAEMETFDTGLPITQAKGQALRAAENFRFFADLIVAQFDDAMKVPGAQINYVNRKPIGVAGLITPWNTPFMLESWKLAPALATGNTVVLKPAEFTPLSASLWADIFTEAGVPAGVFNLVNGLGEEAGDALVKHPDVPLISFTGETTTGKTIFRNAAENLKGMSMELGGKSPCVIFADADLDAALDSALFGVFSLNGERCTAGSRILVERPVYDQFCERFAARAKTIVVGDPHDPKTQVGALVHPEHFKKVASYVEIGKTEGRLLAGGGRPEGLEEGNYIAPTVFADVAPDARIFQEEIFGPVVAITPFDTEAEALELANNTKYGLAAYIWTQDLTRAHNFAQNTEAGMVWLNSHNVRDLRTPFGGVKSSGLGHEGGYRSIDFYTDQQAVHITLGKVHTPKFGTDDAAKVDG; encoded by the coding sequence ATGGCTGAACACTTCATTCCCGAGAACCTCCCGACCCATATCCAGCACTTCATCAACGGCAAGTTCGTGGACTCCGTGAACGGCGCCACGTTCGAGGTCCTGGATCCGGTTACGAACAAGACCTACGCCACCGCCGCCGCAGGCCAGAAGGAAGACATCGACGCCGCCGTCGTTGCCGCCCGCGAGGCCTTCGTCAACGGTCCGTGGCCGAAGATGAAGCCGCGTGAGCGCGCCCGCATCCTCAACAAGATCGCCGACGCCGTGGAAGCCCAGGAAGAACGCCTGGCCGAAATGGAAACCTTCGACACCGGCCTGCCCATCACCCAGGCCAAGGGCCAGGCCCTGCGGGCGGCGGAGAACTTCCGCTTCTTCGCCGACCTGATCGTGGCCCAGTTCGACGACGCCATGAAGGTCCCCGGCGCCCAGATCAACTACGTGAACCGCAAGCCGATCGGCGTCGCCGGGCTCATCACGCCGTGGAACACCCCGTTCATGCTCGAGTCCTGGAAGCTCGCCCCGGCCCTGGCCACCGGCAACACCGTGGTGCTCAAGCCGGCCGAATTCACCCCGCTGTCCGCCTCGCTCTGGGCCGACATCTTCACCGAAGCCGGCGTCCCAGCCGGTGTCTTCAACCTGGTCAATGGCCTCGGCGAGGAAGCCGGCGACGCGCTGGTCAAGCACCCGGACGTGCCGCTAATCTCCTTCACCGGCGAGACCACCACCGGCAAGACGATCTTCCGCAACGCCGCAGAGAACCTCAAGGGCATGTCGATGGAGCTCGGCGGCAAGAGCCCCTGCGTGATCTTCGCCGACGCGGACCTGGACGCCGCCCTCGATTCCGCCCTGTTCGGCGTGTTCTCGCTCAACGGCGAACGCTGCACCGCCGGCTCCCGCATCCTGGTGGAACGCCCGGTGTACGACCAGTTCTGCGAGCGCTTCGCCGCCCGCGCCAAGACCATCGTCGTCGGCGACCCGCATGACCCGAAGACCCAGGTGGGCGCCCTGGTGCACCCCGAGCACTTCAAGAAGGTTGCCTCCTACGTGGAGATCGGCAAGACCGAAGGCCGCCTGCTCGCCGGCGGCGGACGCCCCGAAGGCCTGGAAGAGGGCAACTACATTGCCCCCACCGTCTTCGCCGACGTCGCCCCCGACGCCCGGATCTTCCAGGAGGAAATCTTCGGCCCCGTCGTCGCCATCACTCCCTTCGACACCGAAGCCGAAGCCCTGGAACTGGCCAACAACACCAAGTACGGCCTGGCCGCCTACATCTGGACGCAGGACCTCACCCGCGCGCACAACTTCGCGCAGAACACGGAGGCCGGAATGGTGTGGCTGAACAGCCACAACGTCCGCGACCTGCGCACCCCCTTCGGCGGCGTGAAGTCCTCCGGCCTGGGCCATGAGGGCGGCTACCGCTCCATCGACTTCTACACCGACCAGCAGGCCGTGCACATCACCCTGGGCAAGGTCCACACCCCCAAGTTCGGGACCGACGACGCCGCCAAGGTTGACGGCTAA
- the hpaD gene encoding 3,4-dihydroxyphenylacetate 2,3-dioxygenase: MSVSAINPNPAPTPSIAPPDIVRCAYMELIVTDLAKSRAFYVDVLGLHITEEDDDAIYLRSFEEFIHHNLVLRKGPIAAVASFAYRVRTPEDVDVAEAYYKEMGCRTERRSGGFTKGVGDSVRVEDPLGFPYEFFYHVDHVERLTQRYDLYSAGELVRLDHFNQVTPDVPRGRAYLEDLGFRVSEDIKDSDGVTYAAWMHRKQTVHDTALTGGDGPRMHHVAFATHEKHNIIQICDKMGALRISDRIERGPGRHGVSNAFYLYILDPDDHRIEIYTQDYYTGDPDNPTVTWDVHDNQRRDWWGNAVVPSWYTEASLVLDLDGNPQPLTKRTDSSEMEVTIGADGFSYTREPGEKGGEKGFKVGSQL, from the coding sequence ATGAGCGTTTCAGCCATCAATCCCAACCCGGCCCCCACTCCGTCCATCGCGCCGCCGGACATTGTCCGCTGCGCCTACATGGAACTGATCGTCACCGACCTGGCCAAGTCCCGCGCGTTCTACGTGGATGTCCTGGGCCTGCACATCACCGAAGAGGACGACGACGCCATCTACCTGCGCTCCTTCGAGGAGTTCATCCACCACAACCTGGTGCTGCGCAAGGGCCCCATCGCCGCCGTCGCCTCCTTCGCCTACCGCGTGCGCACCCCCGAGGATGTGGACGTGGCCGAGGCCTACTACAAGGAAATGGGCTGCCGCACCGAACGCCGCTCCGGCGGCTTCACCAAGGGCGTGGGCGACTCGGTCCGGGTCGAGGATCCGCTGGGCTTCCCGTACGAGTTCTTCTACCACGTGGACCATGTGGAGCGACTGACCCAGCGCTACGACCTCTACTCCGCCGGCGAGCTGGTGCGCCTGGACCACTTCAACCAGGTCACCCCCGATGTTCCCCGCGGCCGCGCCTACCTGGAGGACCTGGGCTTCCGCGTTTCCGAGGACATCAAGGATTCCGACGGCGTGACCTACGCGGCCTGGATGCACCGCAAGCAGACCGTGCATGACACCGCCCTCACCGGCGGCGACGGCCCGCGGATGCACCACGTGGCCTTCGCTACCCACGAAAAGCACAACATCATCCAGATCTGCGACAAGATGGGCGCCCTGCGCATCTCGGACCGGATCGAGCGCGGCCCCGGCCGGCACGGCGTTTCCAACGCGTTCTACCTCTACATCCTGGATCCGGATGACCACCGCATCGAGATCTACACCCAGGACTACTACACCGGCGATCCGGACAACCCCACCGTCACCTGGGACGTGCACGACAACCAGCGCCGCGACTGGTGGGGCAACGCCGTTGTTCCCTCCTGGTACACCGAGGCCTCGCTGGTCCTGGACCTGGACGGCAACCCGCAGCCGCTGACCAAGCGGACGGACAGCTCCGAAATGGAGGTCACCATCGGCGCCGACGGCTTCTCCTACACCCGCGAGCCCGGCGAAAAGGGTGGGGAAAAGGGGTTCAAGGTCGGTTCGCAGCTCTAA
- the hpaH gene encoding 2-oxo-hept-4-ene-1,7-dioate hydratase yields MLDTQTIEAVADELLEARRTRTPVPLLTARYPEMTIEDSYAVQNVWRDRMLGSGRRLAGHKIGLTSKAMQAATGISEPDYGVILDDMVLENGATLEWDAYTHPRVEVELAFVLGKPLSGPGCTIFDVLDATDYVVPALEILDSRIQMEGRTIVDTISDNAAMGAMVVGGNPVRPADVDLRWVSALLYRNQGIEETGVAAGVLNHPAAGVYWLANKLSAHGTSLEAGEIILAGSFTRPMWVYKGDTVHADYGPLGSITCRFE; encoded by the coding sequence ATGCTTGATACCCAGACCATCGAAGCGGTGGCCGATGAACTGCTCGAAGCCAGGCGGACCCGGACACCGGTGCCGCTGCTCACCGCCCGCTATCCGGAGATGACCATCGAGGACTCCTACGCGGTGCAGAACGTGTGGCGGGACCGGATGCTCGGCTCCGGCCGCCGGCTGGCCGGCCACAAGATCGGCCTGACCTCCAAGGCGATGCAGGCAGCCACCGGCATCTCCGAGCCCGACTACGGCGTCATCCTCGATGACATGGTGCTGGAAAACGGCGCCACCCTGGAATGGGATGCCTACACCCACCCGCGGGTGGAGGTGGAACTGGCCTTTGTGCTGGGCAAGCCGCTCTCCGGGCCGGGCTGCACCATCTTCGACGTCCTGGACGCCACCGACTACGTGGTGCCGGCGCTGGAGATCCTGGATTCGCGGATCCAGATGGAGGGGCGCACCATCGTGGACACCATCTCCGACAACGCCGCAATGGGCGCCATGGTGGTGGGCGGAAACCCGGTGCGGCCCGCCGATGTGGACCTGCGCTGGGTCTCGGCCCTGCTCTACCGCAACCAGGGCATCGAGGAGACCGGTGTCGCCGCCGGCGTCCTCAACCACCCGGCCGCCGGCGTCTACTGGCTCGCAAACAAACTCTCCGCCCACGGCACCTCGCTGGAAGCCGGAGAAATCATCCTGGCCGGATCCTTCACCCGCCCCATGTGGGTCTACAAGGGGGATACCGTGCACGCAGACTACGGACCGTTGGGGAGCATCACATGCCGATTCGAGTAG
- a CDS encoding HpcH/HpaI aldolase family protein — protein sequence MPIRVEAAETFGARLAAGRADGDGNSAGSARQQAGMWVCSGSPLVAEICAGSGLDWLLIDAEHSPNGLESLLAQLQAIHGYPAMPVVRPPSGDPVLLKQYLDLGAQNLLIPMVDTPEQAAELVRAVRYPPQGIRGVGSALARASRWNRIEGYLENAAQTVTLLVQIETAAAVENVSAIAAVDGVDGLFIGPSDLAASMGHLGQQDHPEVVASVEHCIRAVKAAGKPVGVNAFAEATARRYLEAGVDFILVGADVALLARGSEALAAKYIPTADDDVRASY from the coding sequence ATGCCGATTCGAGTAGAAGCCGCTGAAACCTTCGGCGCACGCCTGGCCGCCGGACGAGCTGACGGTGACGGCAACTCTGCCGGCAGCGCCCGGCAGCAGGCCGGCATGTGGGTCTGCTCCGGCAGCCCGCTGGTGGCCGAAATCTGTGCCGGCTCCGGCCTGGACTGGCTGCTCATCGACGCCGAGCACAGCCCCAACGGGCTGGAATCCCTGCTCGCCCAGCTGCAGGCGATCCACGGCTATCCGGCCATGCCGGTGGTCCGTCCGCCGTCGGGCGATCCGGTGTTGCTCAAGCAGTACCTGGACCTGGGCGCGCAGAACCTGCTGATCCCGATGGTGGACACTCCGGAACAGGCCGCCGAACTGGTCCGCGCCGTACGGTATCCGCCGCAGGGCATCCGCGGCGTGGGCAGCGCCCTGGCCCGGGCCTCGCGCTGGAACCGGATCGAAGGATACCTGGAGAACGCCGCGCAGACCGTGACGCTCCTGGTCCAGATCGAAACCGCCGCAGCGGTGGAGAACGTCTCGGCCATTGCCGCCGTCGACGGCGTGGACGGGCTCTTCATCGGCCCCTCCGACCTGGCCGCGTCCATGGGCCACCTCGGCCAGCAGGACCATCCGGAGGTGGTTGCCTCCGTCGAGCACTGCATCCGTGCCGTGAAGGCCGCCGGCAAACCGGTAGGCGTCAACGCGTTTGCCGAGGCCACCGCCCGCCGCTACCTCGAGGCAGGCGTGGACTTCATCCTGGTCGGCGCCGACGTCGCCCTCCTGGCCCGCGGCAGCGAAGCCCTGGCCGCGAAATACATCCCCACCGCGGACGACGACGTCCGCGCGAGTTACTAA
- a CDS encoding MFS transporter: MASVPGTPHSTPHSTPGTKPRSKPNDTRKVAVATLIGTTVEWYDFFIYATAAGLVFSQLFFKPAGEEFATLVTFASVGLSFLFRPLGAFLAGHYGDKIGRKAMLVLTLLLMGGATTLIGVLPTHATAGIWAPILLVLLRIIQGISAGGEWGGAVLMSVEHAPRNKRGLFGSFPQLGVPLGMLLASGVTALMTGVISPGDEFIEWGWRLPFLLSIVLIVVGFLVRMSVSESPVFEEIAEKKKQTQMPIVELMKNHWKLVILAALVFAGNSAAGYMTTGGFILNYSTNPDGVVALDRTDVLLAVSGSAALWFVFTLVSGFMADRIGRKKTYLIGFACLALTVYPLFWLINTGDLGMLFLGMALFTVGLGLTYGPQAAWYSEIFPASIRFSGVSVSYALGAIIGGAFAPTIAQALVAATGSTTAVSGYLLLMVILAASATMMLRDRPGIDLSIRNQAEQEVGATIFDKRRGVSTDDAVSTDDAVYAEPRS; encoded by the coding sequence ATGGCATCCGTTCCCGGAACCCCCCACTCCACCCCGCACTCAACCCCTGGCACCAAACCGCGCTCCAAACCGAACGACACCCGCAAGGTGGCCGTGGCCACCCTGATCGGCACCACCGTTGAGTGGTACGACTTCTTCATCTACGCCACGGCTGCCGGGCTGGTCTTCTCCCAGCTCTTCTTCAAGCCCGCCGGCGAGGAATTCGCCACCCTGGTCACCTTCGCTTCAGTGGGCCTGAGCTTCCTGTTCCGCCCGCTCGGCGCGTTCCTGGCCGGGCACTACGGCGACAAGATCGGCCGCAAGGCCATGCTTGTACTGACCCTGCTCCTGATGGGCGGGGCCACCACGCTCATCGGCGTGCTGCCCACCCACGCCACCGCCGGCATCTGGGCGCCCATCCTGCTGGTGCTGCTGCGCATCATCCAGGGCATTTCCGCCGGCGGCGAATGGGGCGGCGCGGTGCTGATGTCCGTGGAGCATGCCCCGCGGAACAAGCGCGGCCTCTTCGGCTCCTTCCCGCAGCTGGGTGTGCCGCTGGGCATGCTGCTGGCCTCGGGCGTCACCGCGCTGATGACCGGCGTTATCTCGCCGGGCGACGAGTTCATCGAGTGGGGCTGGCGCCTGCCGTTCCTGCTGAGCATCGTGCTGATCGTGGTCGGTTTCCTGGTCCGGATGTCCGTGAGCGAAAGCCCGGTCTTCGAGGAAATCGCCGAGAAGAAGAAGCAGACGCAGATGCCCATCGTGGAGCTGATGAAGAACCACTGGAAGCTGGTTATCCTGGCCGCTCTGGTGTTCGCGGGCAACAGCGCCGCCGGCTACATGACCACCGGCGGGTTCATCCTGAACTACTCCACCAATCCCGACGGAGTCGTGGCCCTGGACCGCACCGATGTGCTGCTGGCCGTCTCGGGCTCGGCCGCCCTGTGGTTCGTCTTCACCCTGGTCAGCGGGTTCATGGCAGATAGGATCGGCCGCAAAAAGACGTACCTGATCGGGTTCGCCTGCCTGGCACTGACCGTCTACCCGCTGTTCTGGCTGATCAACACCGGCGACCTCGGCATGCTGTTCCTCGGCATGGCCCTGTTCACCGTCGGCCTCGGCCTGACCTACGGCCCGCAGGCCGCCTGGTACAGCGAAATCTTCCCGGCCTCGATCCGCTTCTCCGGCGTCTCGGTCTCCTACGCCCTCGGCGCCATCATTGGCGGGGCCTTCGCCCCGACCATTGCGCAGGCACTGGTGGCGGCCACGGGTTCGACGACGGCGGTGTCCGGTTACCTGCTGCTGATGGTCATCCTCGCCGCATCCGCAACCATGATGCTGCGCGACCGTCCGGGCATCGACCTGTCGATCCGGAACCAGGCGGAGCAGGAGGTCGGAGCAACGATCTTCGACAAGCGCCGCGGAGTTTCCACGGATGACGCAGTCTCCACCGATGACGCCGTGTACGCGGAGCCCCGGAGCTAG